In one Notolabrus celidotus isolate fNotCel1 chromosome 1, fNotCel1.pri, whole genome shotgun sequence genomic region, the following are encoded:
- the il10 gene encoding interleukin-10, which yields MTPQSLLLSVLVSLSVFTTATCSPVCNNRCCHFVDGFHVRLKQLRQDYAQIRDFYEANDDLDTALLDQSVENSFKSDFACHAMNSILDFYLGTVLPTALAEESDETRDLKPHMVSIQQIFDGLKSDVTRCRHYFSCKTQFDIKTLNSTYTQMESKGLYKAMGELDLLFNYIEAYLASKRHRNLVASA from the exons ATGACTcctcagtctctcctcctgtccgTCCTGGTCTCCTTGTCTGTCTTCACCACTGCCACCTGCAGTCCCGTGTGCAACAACCGCTGCTGCCATTTCGTGGACGGCTTCCACGTCCGACTAAAGCAGCTCAGACAAGATTACGCACAGATCCGAGACTTCTAC gAAGCAAACGATGACTTGGACACAGCGCTGCTAGACCAGAGCGTGGAGAACTCTTTCAAA AGTGACTTCGCTTGCCACGCCATGAACAGCATACTGGACTTCTATCTCGGCACAGTTCTGCCCACAGCGCTGGCCGAGGAGTCAGACGAGACCAGGGACCTGAAGCCGCACATGGTGTCCATACAGCAGATCTTCGATGGGCTCAAGAGTGATGTCACGAGATGT AGGCATTACTTCTCCTGCAAGACCCAGTTTGACATCAAAACTCTAAACTCTACTTACACCCAG ATGGAAAGTAAAGGGCTGTACAAGGCGATGGGTGAGCTGGACCTGCTATTTAACTACATTGAAGCATATTTGGCTTCTAAACGACACAGGAATCTTGTGGCCTCTGCATGA